One genomic region from Balaenoptera acutorostrata chromosome 1, mBalAcu1.1, whole genome shotgun sequence encodes:
- the LOC130708236 gene encoding small proline-rich protein 2E-like, producing the protein MSSEQQQCTQPCQPPPVCPPKGPDPCSPPKCPEPCPRIKCPEPCPPQQCQQKCPPVPPPQQCQQKCPPKNK; encoded by the coding sequence ATGTCTTCTGAACAGCAGCAGTGCACGCAGCCTTGCCAGCCACCTCCAGTGTGCCCACCTAAGGGCCCTGATCCTTGCTCACCTCCCAAGTGTCCAGAACCTTGCCCACGTATAAAGTGCCCTGAGCCATGCCCACCTCAGCAGTGCCAGCAGAAATGCCCTCCTGTGCCACCTCCCCAACAATGCCAGCAGAAGTGCCCACCCAAGAACAAGTAA